TCGGTGACAGCTACCAGGGAATCGTATTGATCCCACAAAGTTTTTATCTTTGTGTAATACATATAGACGGACATCGATTCTTATCTAATAGCAGCTATAGCAGACTTAAGACGAAAAAGAATAGGTGCACTAGATATACAGAACCTCACCTGGAGATCCTTCCAGATTGCATGAGATGACGGAGCATAAAGACAACTTGCTCGAATATCAGGTTGACAGGAATTCAGTAACCAACTTCCAACGAGATCGTCGCACCTTTTCCAACATTGATACTGCAGTTCATCCTTAGGTGGAGGCAACGAACCATCCACGAAGCCAAGCTTACCCTTATCATTAAGAGATTTGGTTATTCCCCTAACCCAGGAACCGTAATTATCACCTTGCAAAAGAGGAGAAGATAAAACTGTAGCAGGATTATCACTTGGGTGTATCACGTAAGGGTCTAGGATTCGAATGTTCCCTGAAGAATTGGTTTGGGTTTCAGTATTGATTTGAGTTTCATGATTGATAGGACTTTGAGAAGGTGTTTGATCAGCAGATTCCACCATTGTGAGAAAGAatgagaaaaatatatatatatacatcagAGTTTGATAGATGCGGAAGAGATAAATTTAGGTCCTAGGATGGATCAAGATGATACCATCAAAAATCtaattttgcataattttctgtCTCACAATAATGAgcagattagttttcattcagtatatatatgatttaCAAGAGAAGAATTATAAACCTAAGTAAACAAATTGTACGACATTGCTGGAGATTCAAAATAACTTGTTACAACAAATATCTTCTTATTATTCGGAGGACTTGAATATGTACAGACTTCTTCTTCTGGTCATCAGGTTTGATAGGTGCAACGGACTTGGACTATATCAGTCTTGGACTTGTACGTTGGATATGTGATGTGACCGCATATATCAATGTGAACTGTACATACCTCTTATACAAATCTTGGATGAGTTGGATCCACTTTCTAAacagttgctgctgctgcatctCTCCATCGTCCAATATTCATTCAACTAATCTTAGATGATGCAATTCATTTAAAAGATTTCATTCTGTGTTGGCAAGTGCTCCACTTTTTATGGTGTGTGTTGTGAAATAAGGCAATGAATTTTTAGTTTGGTGGACATGTTGGTTTGCAGTGTGGATTATATTTTTTTTGGTGTCAGATTTGATTTGGATCCGTTTAAGTCAGTCAGGCATGTAAACATGAGATCGAACTACTGATTTACATATTCTGAGTCCAATGAGTCAGACCTGACTCAAAAAACTAACATATCGAGTCAGACATAGATGACTCAGGTGATTACGGTTTTGTCCGGATAACTGAGATAAATCAGATGCAAACAAACTACCGTCTAAGTTTCCCTTTtgttagaaaaaataaaaagaagcaaCTATTGGATCATCATGGCAACCAATCTCCATAAAGTAGTACTAAGCTACTAGTATTCAACATAATCAGTCTGTGGGCACCAACAGATTCATCCAATCCGTTGGAGAGATGGTCATGGTTTCCTCCACAACGTAATTGACGATGAAGACACCCCACCTTTGAattttattactccctccgtttttttttaataggctggtctttgtttttagaaaaaattaaggaaattaaaagAACTATCAATGAAAGCAGTCCTCATGACATTTAtcaataaaaaaagtgaagtgaaatggtccccatgacacttgtcatcaaaacaagttaagaaaaaaatggtcccataaaattaaaataacatttaactttcctcAATTAGAAAACtaaccttctttttttttgaaacatttatttatagaaaccagcctattaaaaagtaacggaaggAATAttaagataagaagaagataCCACCgattcaaacaaacaaaaaaccagTCGAGTTGTCGCGTAAAACCGGATCTCCATTGAATCCCCAATccatccaaaataaataaataaataaataaatgagtctttaacATGTCCCATAATGTCGATAGTCGATACCGAGTTGTCGCGTATTTGCGCACCTCTATCTGCTTTATCAGCACTTACTCACCACCTGCCTGCCGGCTATGTATGCGTATGTCATATTTAGGTGGAAGTGACTCTAAAATGTTATCCAATTAATCATCAAGAATT
This is a stretch of genomic DNA from Papaver somniferum cultivar HN1 chromosome 1, ASM357369v1, whole genome shotgun sequence. It encodes these proteins:
- the LOC113275234 gene encoding uncharacterized protein LOC113275234, whose product is MVESADQTPSQSPINHETQINTETQTNSSGNIRILDPYVIHPSDNPATVLSSPLLQGDNYGSWVRGITKSLNDKGKLGFVDGSLPPPKDELQYQCWKRCDDLVGSWLLNSCQPDIRASCLYAPSSHAIWKDLQVRFCISSAPILFRLKSAIAAIR